Proteins co-encoded in one Cricetulus griseus strain 17A/GY chromosome 1 unlocalized genomic scaffold, alternate assembly CriGri-PICRH-1.0 chr1_1, whole genome shotgun sequence genomic window:
- the Sertad2 gene encoding SERTA domain-containing protein 2 isoform X1 has product MTRALKLAHNSSQYMLGKGGKRKFDEHEDGLEGKIVSPSDGPSRVSYTLQRQTVFNISLMKLYNHRPLTEPSLQKTVLINNMLRRIQEELKQEGSLRPAFTPTSQPSDSLSDSYREAPPAFTHLASPPAHPCDLGSTTPLEACLTPASLLEDDDDTFCTLQAAPPAAPTRLPCAALPPEKDSFSSALDDIEELCPTSTSTEAAVASSAAPDSLKGTSSESSIQKPEGPQEGRTDDSRFMDSLPGNFEITTSTGFLTDLTLDDILFADIDTSMYDFDPCASTSGTASKMAPVSADELLKTLAPYSGQPVAPSQPFKMDLTELDHIMEVLVGS; this is encoded by the coding sequence ATATATGTTGGGTAAAGGAGGAAAACGGAAGTTTGATGAGCATGAAGATGGGCTGGAAGGCAAAATTGTGTCCCCCTCCGATGGCCCATCCAGGGTGTCTTACACCTTACAGCGCCAGACTGTCTTCAACATTTCCCTTATGAAACTGTATAACCACAGGCCCCTGACAGAGCCCAGCTTGCAGAAGACTGTCTTAATTAACAACATGTTGAGGCGGATTCaggaggaactcaagcaggaaggCAGCCTGAGGCCTGCATTCACCCCCACTTCCCAGCCCAGCGACTCACTGAGCGACAGCTACAGGGAGGCCCCACCTGCCTTCACCCACCTGGCCTCGCCTCCTGCTCACCCCTGTGACCTAGGAAGCACTACACCCCTGGAGGCCTGCCTCACCCCTGCCTCACTGCTAGAGGACGATGATGACACTTTTTGCACTTTGCAGGCTGCGCCCCCTGCAGCTCCTACCAGACTGCCTTGTGCAGCCCTCCCACCAGAAAAGGACAGCTTCTCCTCAGCCTTGGATGACATTGAGGAGCTCTGTCCCACATCTACCTCCACAGAGGCTGCCGTGGCCTCGTCAGCGGCGCCTGACAGCCTGAAAGGAACCTCCAGTGAGTCCAGCATCCAGAAGCCCGAGGGGCCCCAGGAAGGCCGCACAGATGACTCAAGATTCATGGACTCCCTGCCTGGGAATTTTGAAATAACAACGTCCACAGGTTTCCTGACAGACTTGACCCTGGACGACATCTTGTTTGCTGACATTGACACATCCATGTACGATTTTGACCCTTGCGCATCTACATCAGGGACAGCCTCAAAAATGGCCCCTGTGTCAGCTGATGAGCTCCTCAAGACCCTGGCCCCCTATAGCGGTCAGCCTGTTGCCCCAAGTCAGCCTTTCAAAATGGATCTCACAGAGCTAGACCACATCATGGAGGTGCTTGTTGGATCCTAA
- the Sertad2 gene encoding SERTA domain-containing protein 2 isoform X2 → MLGKGGKRKFDEHEDGLEGKIVSPSDGPSRVSYTLQRQTVFNISLMKLYNHRPLTEPSLQKTVLINNMLRRIQEELKQEGSLRPAFTPTSQPSDSLSDSYREAPPAFTHLASPPAHPCDLGSTTPLEACLTPASLLEDDDDTFCTLQAAPPAAPTRLPCAALPPEKDSFSSALDDIEELCPTSTSTEAAVASSAAPDSLKGTSSESSIQKPEGPQEGRTDDSRFMDSLPGNFEITTSTGFLTDLTLDDILFADIDTSMYDFDPCASTSGTASKMAPVSADELLKTLAPYSGQPVAPSQPFKMDLTELDHIMEVLVGS, encoded by the coding sequence ATGTTGGGTAAAGGAGGAAAACGGAAGTTTGATGAGCATGAAGATGGGCTGGAAGGCAAAATTGTGTCCCCCTCCGATGGCCCATCCAGGGTGTCTTACACCTTACAGCGCCAGACTGTCTTCAACATTTCCCTTATGAAACTGTATAACCACAGGCCCCTGACAGAGCCCAGCTTGCAGAAGACTGTCTTAATTAACAACATGTTGAGGCGGATTCaggaggaactcaagcaggaaggCAGCCTGAGGCCTGCATTCACCCCCACTTCCCAGCCCAGCGACTCACTGAGCGACAGCTACAGGGAGGCCCCACCTGCCTTCACCCACCTGGCCTCGCCTCCTGCTCACCCCTGTGACCTAGGAAGCACTACACCCCTGGAGGCCTGCCTCACCCCTGCCTCACTGCTAGAGGACGATGATGACACTTTTTGCACTTTGCAGGCTGCGCCCCCTGCAGCTCCTACCAGACTGCCTTGTGCAGCCCTCCCACCAGAAAAGGACAGCTTCTCCTCAGCCTTGGATGACATTGAGGAGCTCTGTCCCACATCTACCTCCACAGAGGCTGCCGTGGCCTCGTCAGCGGCGCCTGACAGCCTGAAAGGAACCTCCAGTGAGTCCAGCATCCAGAAGCCCGAGGGGCCCCAGGAAGGCCGCACAGATGACTCAAGATTCATGGACTCCCTGCCTGGGAATTTTGAAATAACAACGTCCACAGGTTTCCTGACAGACTTGACCCTGGACGACATCTTGTTTGCTGACATTGACACATCCATGTACGATTTTGACCCTTGCGCATCTACATCAGGGACAGCCTCAAAAATGGCCCCTGTGTCAGCTGATGAGCTCCTCAAGACCCTGGCCCCCTATAGCGGTCAGCCTGTTGCCCCAAGTCAGCCTTTCAAAATGGATCTCACAGAGCTAGACCACATCATGGAGGTGCTTGTTGGATCCTAA